From the genome of Arvicola amphibius chromosome 9, mArvAmp1.2, whole genome shotgun sequence, one region includes:
- the Rhebl1 gene encoding GTPase RhebL1 has translation MPLVRYRKVAILGYRSVGKTSLAHQFVEGEFLEGYDPTVENTYSKTVTLGKDEFHLHLVDTAGQDEYSILPYSFIIGVHGYVLVYSVTSLHSFQIIKSLYQKLHEGHGKTRLPVVLVGNKADLSPDREVQAIEGKKLAESWGATFVESSARDNQLTQDIFIKVIQEIARVENSYGPDRRCYLM, from the exons ATGCCGCTGGTGCGCTATAGGAAGGTGGCCATTCTTGGGTACCGCTCCGTAG GGAAGACATCTTTGGCACATCAATTTGTGGAAGGCGAGTTCCTGGAAGGCTACGATCCTACAGTGGAGAATA cTTACAGCAAGACAGTGACTCTTGGCAAAGATGAGTTTCACCTACATCTagtggacacagcagggcag GATGAGTACAGCATTCTGCCCTACTCGTTCATCATTGGGGTTCACGGTTATGTGCTTGTGTACTCTGTCACCTCTCTGCATAG CTTCCAAATCATTAAGAGCCTGTACCAAAAGCTACATGAAGGCCATGGTAAAACTCG GCTGCCGGTGGTGCTTGTGGGGAACAAGGCAGACCTCTCTCCAGACAG AGAGGTGCAGGCCATCGAAGGGAAGAAGCTAGCAGAGTCCTGGGGCGCAACGTTTGTGGAGTCGTCTGCTAGAGATAATCAG CTAACTCAAGACATCTTCATCAAAGTCATCCAGGAGATTGCCCGTGTGGAGAATTCTTATGGGCCAGACCGCCGATGCTATCTTATGTGA